One Diospyros lotus cultivar Yz01 chromosome 1, ASM1463336v1, whole genome shotgun sequence genomic window carries:
- the LOC127793325 gene encoding protein TOC75-3, chloroplastic, producing the protein MAAPGHIFTLNLTPSLPSRRKLAPAAAYNASANRFSVAVKCDHSAHSSSQNPKPIKSTPPKSLVSVAKTLAVSAATGIIFHLASSSSLSVIGNGPGGTGGGGGGGGDGQGGGGGFWSRLFSPAAIARDEESQEWDSHGLPANIVVQLNKLSGFKKYKVSEILFFDRRRWATVGTEDSFFEMVSLRPGGVYTKAQLQKELETLATCGMFEKVDLEGKTNPDGTIGITISFTESTWQSADRFRCINVGLMPQSKPIEMDPDMTEKEKLEYFRSQEKDYRRRIERARPCLLPTAVHREVMKMLRDQGKVSARLLQKIRDRVQKWYHDEGYACAQVVNFGNLNTKEVVCEVVEGDITQLVIQFQDKLGNVCEGNTQLSVVRRELPKQLRQGNVFNIEAGKQALRNINSLALFSNIEVNPRPDEKNEGGIIVEIKLKELEQKSAEVSTEWSIVPGRGGRPTLASILPGGTVSFEHRNLQGLNRSILGSVTTSNFLNPQDDLSFKLEYVHPYLDGVYNPRNRTFRASCFNSRKLSPVFTGGPGVDEVPPIWVDRAGLKANITENFTRQSKFTYGLVMEEITTRDESSHISPNGQRVLPSGGISADGPPTTLSGTGVDRMAFAQANITRDNTKFVNGAIVGERNVFQLDQGLGIGSKFPFFNRHQLTVTKFIQLRQMEEGAGQPPPPVLVLHGHYGGCVGDLPSYDAFTLGGPYSVRGYNMGEIGAARNILELAAELRVPVRNTHVFAFAEHGNDLGSSKDVKGNPTEVYRRVGHGSSYGVGVKLGLVRAEYAVDHNSGTGAIFFRFGERF; encoded by the exons ATGGCCGCGCCGGGCCACATTTTCACTCTGAATCTCACTCCGTCGCTTCCTTCCCGCCGCAAATTAGCCCCTGCCGCCGCCTATAATGCTTCCGCCAACCGTTTTTCCGTCGCCGTCAAATGCGACCACTCCGCCCATTCCTCGTcgcaaaaccctaaacccataAAGTCCACGCCTCCCAAATCCCTCGTCTCCGTCGCCAAAACTCTGGCCGTCTCCGCAGCCACTGGCATCATCTTCCACCTAGCGTCTTCGTCCTCCCTTTCTGTCATCGGAAATGGCCCCGGCGGAACAGGCGGAGGTGGAGGTGGCGGCGGCGATGGTCAGGGCGGAGGCGGCGGTTTCTGGTCGAGGTTGTTCTCTCCGGCGGCGATTGCGAGGGACGAGGAGTCGCAGGAATGGGACTCTCATGGCTTGCCGGCTAACATTGTAGTCCAGCTCAACAAACTCAGTGGCTTCAAGAAATACAAGGTCTCGGAGATATTGTTCTTCGACCGCCGCCGGTGGGCCACCGTCGGCACGGAGGACTCCTTCTTCGAGATGGTCTCGCTCCGTCCCGGAGGAGTTTACACCAAAGCGCAGCTCCAGAAAGAGCTTGAGACCCTCGCTACTTGCGGGATGTTCGAAAAGGTTGATCTTGAAGGCAAGACCAATCCAGATGGGACAATTGGAATCACGATATCGTTCACGGAGAGTACGTGGCAATCAGCTGATAGGTTTAGGTGCATCAATGTGGGCCTGATGCCCCAGTCGAAGCCGATAGAAATGGATCCAGACATGACTGAAAAGGAGAAATTGGAATACTTCAGGAGTCAGGAAAAGGACTATAGGAGGAGAATTGAGAGGGCGAGGCCCTGTTTGTTGCCAACGGCGGTGCACAGGGAGGTGATGAAGATGTTGAGGGATCAAGGGAAGGTGAGTGCCCGGCTGTTGCAGAAGATCCGAGACCGTGTTCAGAAGTGGTACCACGACGAGGGGTACGCCTGTGCACAGGTTGTGAATTTCGGGAACTTGAACACTAAGGAGGTTGTTTGCGAGGTCGTGGAAGGAGATATCACTCAGTTGGTTATCCAGTTCCAGGATAAGCTTGGAAATGTGTGTGAAGGGAACACCCAACTTTCAGTTGTGAGACGCGAGTTGCCCAAACAG CTTCGACAAGGGAATGTGTTCAACATAGAAGCAGGGAAACAAGCTCTGAGGAACATAAACTCACTAGCTTTGTTTTCCAACATTGAAGTTAATCCAAGGCCTGATGAGAAGAATGAGGGAGGAATTATTGTGGAGATTAAGCTCAAGGAACTAGAACAGAAGTCAGCTGAAGTTAGTACCGAATGGAGTATCGTTCCTGGACGAGGAGGCCGTCCTACACTG GCTTCCATCCTTCCTGGTGGAACTGTTTCCTTTGAGCATCGGAACCTGCAAGGGTTGAACAGGTCCATTCTTGGTTCAGTAACCACTAGCAACTTCCTCAATCCTCAG GATGATCTTTCTTTCAAGCTGGAGTATGTCCATCCTTATTTAGATGGTGTATATAATCCTCGCAACCGCACCTTCCGTGCAAGCTGCTTTAACAGTAGGAAACTGAGTCCAGTCTTCACTGGTGGTCCAGGGGTGGATGAAGTTCCCCCTATTTGGGTTGATCGTGCTGGTTTGAAAGCTAATATTACAGAG AATTTTACTCGTCAAAGCAAATTCACTTATGGGCTTGTCATGGAAGAGATAACAACACGTGATGAAAGCAGTCATATTTCTCCAAATGGTCAGAGGGTACTGCCAAGTGGAGGCATTAGTGCTGATGGACCTCCAACTACACTAAGTGGCACTGGTGTTGACCGAATGGCATTTGCTCAGGCAAATATTACACGTGATAACACCAAGTTTGTAAATGGAGCGATAGTTGGTGAGAGAAATGTATTCCAG CTTGACCAAGGACTTGGCATTGGCAGCAAGTTTCCATTTTTTAACCGCCACCAACTAACAGTGACAAAATTTATCCAACTAAGGCAAATGGAGGAAGGTGCTGGTCAACCACCACCACCTGTGCTGGTACTTCATGGCCATTATGGTGGTTGTGTGGGAGATCTTCCTAGTTATGATGCTTTTACACTTGGCGGGCCTTATTCAGTAAGGGGTTACAACATGGGAGAGATCGGTGCAGCCAGGAATATTCTTGAG CTTGCTGCTGAGTTGAGGGTACCTGTGAGAAACACACACGTATTTGCATTTGCAGAACACGGAAATGATTTAGGAAGTTCAAAGGATGTAAAGGGTAACCCAACTGAGGTCTATAGGAGAGTGGGTCACGGTTCCTCATATGGCGTTGGGGTCAAGCTAGGTCTAGTGCGAGCAGAATATGCTGTTGATCACAACTCTGGGACTGGTGCCATTTTCTTCAGATTTGGCGAGAGATTTTAG